A window from Gallus gallus isolate bGalGal1 chromosome 7, bGalGal1.mat.broiler.GRCg7b, whole genome shotgun sequence encodes these proteins:
- the COL6A3 gene encoding collagen alpha-3(VI) chain isoform X7, with product MRKHRHLPLAAILGLLLSGFCSVGAQQQAAVRNVAVADIIFLVDSSWSIGKEHFQLVREFLYDVVKALDVGGNDFRFALVQFSGNPHTEFQLNTYPSNQDVLSHIANMPYMGGGSKTGKGLEYLIENHLTKAAGSRASEGVPQVIIVLTDGQSQDDVALPSSVLKSAHVNMIAVGVQDAVEGELKEIASRPFDTHLFNLENFTALHGIVGDLVASVRTSMTPEQAGAKGLVKDITAQESADLIFLIDGSDNIGSVNFQAIRDFLVNLIESLRVGAQQIHIGVVQYSDQPRTEFALNSYSTKADVLDAVKALSFRGGKEANTGAALEYVVENLFTQAGGSRIEEAVPQILVLISGGESSDDIREGLLAVKQASIFSFSIGVLNADSAELQQIATDGSFAFTALDIRNLAALRELLLPNIVGVAQRLILLEAPTIVTEVIEVNKKDIVFLIDGSTALGTGPFNSIRDFVAKIVQRLEVGPDLIQVAVAQYADTVRPEFYFNTHQNRKDVMANVKKMKLMGGTALNTGSALDFVRNNFFTSAAGCRMEEGVLPMLVLITGGKSMDAVEQAAAEMKRNRIVILAVGSRNADVAELQEIAHERDFVFQPNDFRLQFMQAILPEVLSPIRTLSGGMVIHETPSESKKDILFLIDGSANLLGSFPAVRDFIHKVISDLNVGPDATRVAVAQFSDNIQIEFDFAELPSKQDMLLKVKRMRLKTGKQLNIGVALDEVMRRLFVKEAGSRIEEGIPQFLVLLAAGRSTDEVERPSGALKEAGVVTFAIKAKNADLSELERIAYAPQFILNVESLPRISELQANIVNLLKTIQFQPTVVERGEKKDVVFLIDGSDGVRRGFPLLKTFVERVVESLDIGRDKVRVAIVQYSNAIQPEFLLDAYEDKADLVSAIQALTIMGGSPLNTGAALDYLIKNVFTVSSGSRIAEGVPQFLILLTADRSQDDVRRPSVVLKTSGTVPFGIGIGNADLTELQTISFLPDFAISVPDFSQLDSVQQAVSNRVIRLTKKEIESLAPDLVFTSPSPVGVKRDVVFLVDGSRYAAQEFYLIRDLIERIVNNLDVGFDTTRISVVQFSEHPHVEFLLNAHSTKDEVQGAVRRLRPRGGQQVNVGEALEFVAKTIFTRPSGSRIEEGVPQFLVILSSRKSDDDLEFPSVQVKQVGVAPMVIAKNMDPEEMVQISLSPDYVFQVSSFQELPSLEQKLLAPIETLTADQIRQLLGDVTTIPDVSGEEKDVVFLIDSSDSVRSDGLAHIRDFISRIVQQLDVGPNKVRIGVVQFSNNVFPEFYLRTHKSKNAVLQAIRRLRLRGGYPVNAGKALDYVVKNYFIKSAGSRIEDGVPQHLVVILGDQSQDDVNRPANVISSTSIQPLGVGARNVDRNQLQVITNDPGRVLVVQDFTGLPTLERKVQNILEELTVPTTEGPVYPGPEGKKQADIVFLLDGSINLGRDNFQEVLQFVYSIVDAIYEDGDSIQVGLAQYNSDVTDEFFLKDYSSKPEILDAINKVIYKGGRVANTGAAIKHLQAKHFVKEAGSRIDQRVPQIAFIITGGKSSDDGQGASMEVAQKGVKVFAVGVRNIDLEEVSKLASESATSFRVSTAQELSELNEQVLVTLAAAMKEKLCPGTTDVTRDCDLDVILGFDVSDVGAGQNIFNSQRGLESRVEAVLNRITQMQKISCTGSRAPSVRVAIMAQSRGGPVEGLDFSEYQPELFERFQGMRTRGPYFLTAETLKSYQNKFRSAPSGSTKVVIHFTDGTDDYLDQMKTASADLRRQGVHALLFVGLDRVKNFEEVMQLEFGRGFTYNRPLRVNLLDLDFELAEQLDNIAERTCCGVPCKCSGQRGDRGLPGPIGPKGATGEIGYGGYPGDEGGPGERGPPGVNGTQGFQGCPGHRGTKGSRGFPGEKGELGEMGLDGIDGEEGDKGLPGSSGEKGFSGRRGSKGAKGERGERGDRGLRGDPGESGADNTQRGTRGQKGEIGQMGEPGPAGQRGQDGGVGRKGMAGRRGPIGVKGTKGALGQPGPAGEQGMRGPQGPPGQIGTPGIRGEQGIPGPRAGGGQPGAPGERGRIGPLGQKGEPGNPGPRGPNGQQGPRGEMGDDGRDGIGGPGPKGRKGERGFVGYPGPKGGPGDRGGAGGPGPKGNRGRRGNAGNPGTPGQKGEIGYPGPSGLKGDKGPSISQCALVQNIKDKCPCCYGPKECPVFPTELAFAIDTSSGVGRDVFNRMKQTVLRVVSNLTIAESNCPRGARVALVTYNNEVTTEIRFADARKKSSLLQQIQNFQATLTTKPRSLETAMSFVARNTFKRARSGFLMRKVAVFFSNGETRASPQLNDAVLKLYDAGVTPVFLTSRQDAVLERALEINNTAVGHAIILPTSGSQLNDTIRRLLTCHVCLDVCEPDPICGYGSQRPVFRDRRAAPTDVDTDIAFIMDSSASTTPLQFNEMKKYISHLVSNMEISSEPKISQHHARVAVLQQAPYDHETNSSFPPVKTEFSLTDYGSKEKIINYLHNQMTQLYGTMAMGSAVEHTVAHVFESAPNPRDLKVIVLMITGKMEKQELEYLREAVIDAKCKGYLFVILGIGKNVDVKNIYSLASEPNDVFFKLVSKPGELHEEPLLRFGRLLPSFIRSDFAFYLSPEIRKQCKWLQADQTPKSPGHTGQKAVYIAPNGTVTQTISTTTTLSTTFKPAASTSAHAKTTTASTMAQTRATERPTESTTVQVNATVQSQGSTAANTKATSRTTTSTTAAAASGRRRQGAKMNDIQITDVTENSARLRWASPEPHNAYVFDLAITLAHDHSLVLKQNVTGTERVIGGLRSGQKYLVFITGYLKSQPKVTYTGTFSTKTPAQPKVALANMMLNAEPLEGPENDLADPCLLDFDMGMQCKDYQVVWFFDYKHKICSQGWYGGCGGNANRFETEAECNSKCLKPSAAEKAMQQPPLEKRLSPVMDICLLQKEEGTCRNFVLKWHYDLKTKSCARFWYGGCGGNENRFNTQKECEKACSPGNISPGVVTTIGT from the exons atGAGGAAGCATCGGCATTTGCCCCTTGCGGCAATACTTGGCCTCCTGCTCTCAGGCTTTTGCTCAGTTGGtgcccagcagcaagcag ctgtcAGAAACGTTGCCGTGGCTGATATAATATTTCTAGTGGATTCCTCTTGGAGCATTGGGAAGGAGCACTTCCAACTCGTTCGAGAGTTTCTGTATGATGTTGTAAAGGCTTTAGATGTGGGAGGAAATGATTTCCGTTTTGCACTGGTCCAGTTCAGCGGAAACCCACACACAGAGTTCCAGTTAAATACGTACCCCTCTAACCAAGATGTGCTCTCCCATATCGCGAATATGCCTTACATGGGGGGAGGCAGCAAGACTGGAAAAGGATTAGAGTACCTAATCGAGAACCATCTCACTAaagctgctggaagcagagcGAGTGAAGGCGTCCCCCAGGTTATTATAGTGTTAACGGACGGACAATCCCAGGATGATGTGGCTCTGCCATCATCTGTCCTTAAATCGGCCCATGTAAACATGATTGCGGTCGGCGTGCAGGATGCGGTGGAAGGGGAGTTAAAGGAGATAGCGAGCCGACCCTTCGATACCCACCTTTTCAACCTAGAGAATTTTACCGCTCTCCATGGCATAGTTGGAGACTTAGTGGCAAGTGTCCGTACCTCCATGACTCCAGAACAGGCTGGAGCCAAAGGACTGGTTAAAGACATCACAG ctCAAGAGTCTGCTGACCTTATTTTCCTTATTGACGGATCAGACAACATCGGAAGTGTCAATTTTCAAGCCATACGCGATTTCCTTGTAAATTTGATTGAAAGCCTCAGAGTTGGAGCTCAGCAGATACACATTGGGGTGGTGCAGTATAGTGATCAACCCAGAACTGAGTTCGCTTTGAACAGCTACTCCACAAAAGCGGATGTTCTGGATGCCGTGAAGGCACTCAGTTTCCGCGGTGGCAAGGAAGCTAACACTGGTGCAGCACTGGAGTATGTGGTGGAGAACCTCTTCACccaggcaggaggcagcaggatAGAGGAAGCGGTGCCTCAGATCTTAGTGCTGATAAGTGGTGGAGAGTCTAGCGATGATATCCGAGAGGGCTTGTTAGCGGTGAAGCAAGCtagtatattttcatttagcATTGGGGTCCTGAATGctgacagtgcagagctgcagcagattGCTACTGATGGAAGCTTCGCATTTACTGCCCTGGATATCCGTAACCTTGCTGCTCTTCGAGAATTATTACTGCCCAACATTGTTGGAGTGGCCCAAAGACTCATTTTGTTAGAGGCCCCAACCATTGTGACTGAAG TTATTGAAGTGAACAAGAAGGATATAGTCTTCCTGATAGATGGCTCAACAGCTCTGGGGACTGGCCCCTTTAACTCAATTCGTGATTTCGTTGCCAAAATCGTCCAAAGGCTGGAGGTTGGACCTGACCTGATCCAAGTTGCGGTGGCTCAGTATGCAGACACTGTGAGGCCAGAGTTTTATTTTaacacccatcagaacagaaAGGATGTGATGGCtaatgtgaagaaaatgaagctcaTGGGTGGTACGGCCCTCAACACTGGCTCGGCACTGGACTTTGTGAGGAACAACTTCTTCACCAGTGCTGCCGGGTGTAGGATGGAGGAAGGGGTGCTCCCCATGCTGGTACTCATCACTGGTGGTAAGTCCATGGATGCCGTTGAGcaagctgcagcagagatgaaaaggAACAGGATAGTGATCCTTGCTGTTGGGTCGAGAAATGCTGACGTGGCAGAACTCCAAGAAATTGCTCATGAGAGAGATTTTGTGTTCCAACCAAATGATTTCCGCCTTCAGTTCATGCAAGCCATTCTTCCTGAGGTGCTGTCACCCATCCGGACACTCTCCGGAGGAATGGTCATCCACGAAACACCATCAG aaagcaagaaagacattttatTCCTGATTGATGGTTCAGCCAACCTCTTGGGTAGCTTTCCTGCTGTCCGGGACTTTATACACAAAGTCATTTCTGACCTGAACGTGGGTCCCGACGCCACGCGAGTAGCTGTGGCTCAGTTCAGTGACAACATCCAAATTGAATTTGACTTTGCTGAACTCCCATCTAAGCAAGACATGCTTCTGAAAGTGAAAAGGATGAGGTTAAAAACTGGGAAGCAGCTGAATATCGGAGTTGCGCTCGATGAAGTCATGAGGAGGCTGTTCGTGAAGGAAGCTGGAAGCAGGATTGAAGAAGGCATTCCTCAGTTCTTGGTCctcctggctgctgggaggtcAACCGATGAGGTGGAGCGACCATCGGGAGCTCTGAAGGAAGCTGGAGTTGTGACCTTTGCTATCAAAGCCAAAAATGCTGATTTATCAGAGCTGGAAAGGATAGCTTACGCCCCACAGTTCATTCTGAATGTCGAATCCCTTCCTCGGATTTCGGAGCTCCAGGCAAACATAGTGAACCTACTGAAAACTATCCAGTTTCAGCCAACAG TAGTTGAGAGAGGTGAGAAGAAGGATGTGGTGTTTCTAATCGATGGCTCGGATGGTGTCAGAAGAGGTTTCCCTCTCCTGAAGACCTTTGTGGAAAGAGTTGTTGAAAGCCTTGATATTGGCCGTGACAAGGTCCGTGTTGCCATTGTGCAGTACAGCAACGCCATACAACCTGAGTTCTTGCTGGATGCCTACGAAGACAAAGCCGATTTAGTCAGTGCCATCCAAGCGCTGACAATTATGGGAGGATCTCCTCTGAACACCGGAGCAGCCCTCGACTATCTCATCAAGAACGTGTTCACCGTATCGAGTGGCAGCAGGATAGCTGAGGGCGTCCCGCAGTTCCTGATCCTGCTCACTGCCGACCGATCCCAGGATGATGTGAGGAGGCCCTCAGTGGTCCTCAAGACGAGTGGCACAGTGCCCTTCGGCATCGGGATTGGAAATGCCGACCTCACAGAGCTTCAGACAATCTCCTTCCTCCCGGATTTTGCTATCTCTGTACCCGACTTCAGCCAGCTGGATTCAGTGCAACAGGCCGTGTCCAACAGAGTCATCCGGCTGACCAAGAAAGAAATAGAGTCTCTTGCCCCTGATCTGGTTTTTACATCACCCAGCCCAG TGGGTGTGAAGAGGGATGTTGTGTTCCTGGTCGATGGCTCCCGCTACGCCGCCCAGGAATTCTACCTCATCCGTGATCTCATTGAGAGGATAGTGAACAACCTGGATGTGGGCTTTGACACCACTCGGATTTCGGTGGTCCAGTTCAGCGAGCATCCCCATGTAGAGTTTCTTCTCAATGCCCACTCCACCAAGGATGAGGTGCAAGGTGCAGTGAGGCGGCTGCGGCCACggggtggccagcaggtgaACGTGGGGGAAGCCCTTGAATTTGTGGCAAAAACCATCTTCACCCGTCCCTCTGGGAGCCGCATAGAAGAGGGCGTCCCTCAGTTTTTGGTTATCCTCTCCTCCCGCAAGTCTGACGATGACTTAGAATTCCCATCGGTACAAGTCAAACAAGTAGGAGTGGCACCTATGGTCATAGCAAAGAACATGGATCCTGAGGAGATGGTGCAGATTTCCCTTAGCCCTGACTATGTGTTCCAAGTCTCCAGCTTCCAGGAACTGCCCAGCCTTGAACAGAAGCTGCTGGCTCCTATTGAAACCCTGACTGCAGACCAAATCAGACAACTCCTGGGAGATGTGACAACAATTCCAG ATGTTTCTGGTGAGGAAAAGGACGTAGTCTTCCTTATTGATAGCTCCGACAGCGTTAGGTCTGATGGACTTGCTCACATTCGGGATTTCATCAGCAGAATTGTCCAGCAGCTTGATGTTGGGCCAAACAAAGTGCGGATTGGAGTGGTGCAATTCAGCAATAATGTCTTCCCTGAGTTCTACTTGAGAACCCACAAGTCTAAGAATGCCGTACTGCAAGCCATCCGCCGCTTACGGCTTAGAGGAGGGTACCCCGTGAACGCTGGCAAAGCCCTGGACTACGTGGTGAAGAACTACTTCATCAAGTCTGCAGGGAGCAGGATAGAAGATGGAGTGCCCCAGCATCTAGTTGTCATCCTTGGAGATCAGTCCCAGGATGATGTCAACAGGCCTGCTAATGTGATCTCTTCAACGAGTATTCAACCTCTGGGTGTAGGAGCCAGGAATGTAGACAGGAACCAGCTGCAGGTCATCACCAATGATCCTGGCCGCGTGCTTGTAGTGCAGGACTTCACAGGACTGCCCACTTTAGAAAGAAAGGTGCAGAACATTCTTGAAGAGCTTACAGTACCTACAACAGAAGGCCCTGTATATCCAGGACCAG aaggcaAGAAGCAGGCTGACATTGTGTTTTTGCTGGATGGCTCCATCAACCTGGGAAGAGATAACTTCCAAGAGGTTCTCCAGTTCGTGTATTCTATAGTGGATGCCATCTATgaggatggtgactccatccAGGTAGGACTGGCACAGTACAACTCTGATGTCACTGATGAGTTTTTCCTCAAGGATTACTCCAGCAAACCTGAGATTTTAGACGCCATCAACAAGGTGATCTACAAAGGTGGCCGAGTGGCAAACACTGGTGCAGCCATCAAGCACCTTCAGGCAAAACACTTTGTGAAGGAGGCTGGCAGCCGAATTGACCAGAGGGTGCCTCAGATCGCCTTCATCATCACAGGGGGGAAATCTTCCGATGATGGGCAAGGTGCCTCCATGGAAGTTGCACAGAAGGGTGTCAAGGTGTTTGCAGTTGGTGTAAGGAACATCGACCTGGAGGAGGTCAGCAAGTTGGCCAGCGAGAGTGCCACGAGTTTCAGAGTGTCGACGGCTCAGGAGTTGTCTGAACTGAATGAGCAGGTCTTGGTTACATTGGCAGCTGCTATGAAGGAGAAACTGTGCCCAGGAACGACAGATGTGACAAGGG ACTGCGACTTAGACGTGATACTTGGCTTCGATGTGTCAGATGTCGGAGCCGGCCAAAACATCTTCAATTCCCAGAGAGGGCTGGAGTCCAGGGTCGAGGCTGTGCTGAACAGGATAACACAGATGCAGAAGATCAGCTGTACCGGCAGCCGGGCGCCCAGTGTCAGAGTGGCCATCATGGCCCAGTCCCGGGGGGGACCCGTGGAGGGATTGGACTTTTCTGAGTACCAGCCTGAGCTCTTTGAGAGGTTCCAAGGCATGCGCACCCGTGGGCCCTATTTCCTCACAGCCGAGACACTGAAATCCTACCAGAACAAGTTCAGATCAGCACCCTCTGGCAGCACAAAG GTGGTAATCCATTTTACAGATGGTACAGATGACTACTTGGATCAGATGAAGACTGCCTCGGCTGATTTGCGTAGACAAG GTGTCCATGCTCTCCTCTTCGTTGGCTTGGATCGAGTGAAAAACTTTGAGGAAGTGATGCAGCTGGAGTTCGGGCGGGGTTTCACCTACAACAGGCCGCTGAGAGTTAATCTCCTGGACTTGGATTTCGAGTTGGCAGAGCAGCTC GATAACATCGCAGAAAGGACGTGCTGTGGGGTCCCTTGCAAGTGCTCAGGGCAGAGAGGGGACAGAGGTCTTCCCGGCCCCATAGGACCAAAG GGTGCTACAGGTGAGATTGGCTACGGAGGCTATCCTGGCGATGAAGGAGGACCG GGTGAGCGTGGACCTCCAGGAGTGAATGGGACGCAGGGCTTCCAGGGATGCCCTGGGCACAGAGGAACCAAG GGTTCTCGGGGATTCCCAGGAGAGAAG GGCGAACTGGGAGAAATGGGTCTGGATGGCATTGATGGAGAAGAG GGAGACAAAGGCTTGCCTGGTTCCTCCGGAGAGAAGGGGTTCTCTGGCAGGAGG GGTAGTAAAGGAGCCAAAGGTGAACGAGGAGAGCGAGGTGACCGTGGGCTCCGTGGAGACCCC GGAGAGTCGGGAGCAGATAATACTCAGCGGGGAACCAGAGGCCAAAAGGGTGAAATCGGACAAATG GGAGAGCCTGGACCTGCGGGGCAGAGAGGCCAAGATGGAGGAGTTGGGAGGAAG GGCATGGCGGGACGCAGGGGGCCAATAGGAGTCAAG GGTACCAAGGGCGCGCTTGGCCAGCCAGGGCCAGCTGGAGAACAAGGCATGAGAGGACCACAG GGCCCACCTGGCCAGATTGGCACTCCAGGCATCAGGGGAGAGCAAGGCATCCCTGGGCCCAGG GCTGGTGGTGGGCAACCAGGAGCACCTGGAGAAAGGGGCAGGATTGGCCCACTGGGACAAAAG GGCGAGCCTGGAAATCCTGGACCCAGGGGACCAAATGGACAGCAAGGCCCACGAGGAGAGATG GGTGATGATGGACGAGATGGAATTGGCGGCCCAGGTCCTAAAGGCAGAAAG ggagaACGTGGCTTTGTTGGCTACCCAGGACCCAAG GGTGGACCTGGTGACCGTGGTGGTGCTGGAGGCCCCGGCCCTAAAGGAAACAGAGGCCGTAGA GGAAACGCTGGAAATCCTGGCACACCTGGTCAGAAAGGAGAGATTGGATACCCCGGACCATCT GGACTTAAAGGTGATAAAGGACCATCCATCAGT CAATGTGCTCTCGTGCAGAACATCAAAGATAAATGCC CTTGCTGCTATG GTCCCAAGGAGTGCCCTGTCTTCCCAACCGAGCTGGCCTTCGCTATTGACACCTCCTCAGGTGTCGGGAGGGATGTCTTCAACAGGATGAAACAAACCGTGCTCAGGGTGGTCAGCAACTTAACCATTGCTGAGAGCAACTGCCCTCGTGGTGCCCGCGTGGCCCTGGTCACCTACAACAATGAGGTCACCACAGAGATCCGCTTTGCTGATGCCAGGAAGAAATCAAGCCTCCTCCAGCAGATCCAAAACTTCCAGGCAACCCTGACCACAAAGCCACGCAGCCTGGAGACTGCCATGTCCTTTGTGGCCAGGAACACCTTCAAGCGTGCCCGAAGTGGGTTCCTCATGAGGAAGGTGGCTGTCTTTTTCAGCAACGGGGAGACGAGAGCCTCCCCGCAGCTCAACGATGCCGTGCTGAAGCTCTATGACGCTGGGGTCACTCCTGTGTTCCTCACCAGCAGGCAGGATGCAGTTCTCGAAAGAGCTCTGGAG ATCAACAACACAGCAGTTGGACATGCAATCATTCTTCCAACCAGCGGCAGCCAGCTGAATGACACTATCCGGAGGCTCTTGACTTGTCATGTTTGTCTGG ATGTGTGTGAACCTGATCCCATCTGCGGTTACGGCAGTCAAAGACCTGTATTCAGAGACAGAAGGGCAGCCCCGACAGATGTGGACACTGACATAGCCTTCATCATGGATAGCTCGGCCTCCACCACACCTCTGCAGTTCAACGAGATGAAGAAGTACATTTCCCACCTCGTAAGCAACATGGAAATCAGCTCTGAGCCAAAAATATCTCAGCACCACGCGAGAGTGGCAGTCCTCCAGCAAGCTCCTTATGATCATGAAACCAACTCAAGCTTCCCACCAGTGAAAACAGAGTTTTCATTAACCGATTACGGATCCAAAGAGAAGATCATCAATTACTTGCACAACCAAATGACGCAGCTCTATGGCACAATGGCGATGGGAAGCGCAGTTGAACACACAGTGGCTCATGTTTTTGAAAGTGCACCAAACCCTCGGGATCTCAAAGTCATCGTTCTCATGATAACTGGGAAAATGGAGAAACAAGAGCTGGAGTACTTGCGGGAGGCTGTAATTGATGCAAAATGCAAAGGATACTTGTTCGTTATCTTGGGCATTGGCAAGAACGTGGATGTCAAGAATATCTACAGCCTAGCTAGTGAGCCAAATGACGTGTTCTTCAAATTGGTCTCTAAGCCTGGAGAGCTTCATGAAGAACCCCTGCTACGCTTTGGGAGACTGCTGCCATCTTTTATCAGAA GTGACTTTGCTTTCTACCTATCTCCAGAAATAAGGAAACAGTGCAAGTGGCTCCAGGCTGATCAAACACCCAAGAGCCCTGGGCACACTGGACAAAAAGCAGT ATATATAGCCCCCAATGGAACCGTAACCCAAACCATAAGCACCACCACCACGCTAAGCACCACCTTCAAGCCTGCTGCAAGCACCAGTGCCCATGCCAAGACCACCACTGCCAGCACCATGGCCCAAACCAGAGCCACGGAGAGGCCCACAGAGAGCACTACTGTCCAGGTGAATGCtactgtacagagccaaggaagCACTGCTGCCAACACCAAAGCCACCAGCCGCACCACAACGAgcaccacagctgcagcagcaagcgGCAGGAGAAGACAAGGTG CAAAGATGAATGACATCCAGATCACAGATGTCACCGAGAACAGCGCCAGGCTGCGCTGGGCCAGCCCTGAGCCACACAACGCCTACGTGTTTGATCTTGCCATCACCTTAGCACACGACCACTCTCTTGTGCTGAAGCAAAACGTAACCGGCACCGAACGTGTTATTGGGGGCCTCAGAAGTGGACAGAAATACCTCGTCTTCATTACCGGCTACCTGAAATCCCAGCCCAAAGTGACCTACACAGGGACATTCAGCACAA